The DNA region AAAAGATGGTGCAAACGCAGCAATCGGCTGTCTATAATTTGGGGACGGAGACGGGATTTAGTGTCTTAGAAATTATAAAAATGGTTGAACAAGTTACAGGGCTAGTAGTTCCCTATACAATTAGCCCCCGCCGTGCTGGCGATCCAGCGCGCTTGGTGGCTAGTGTGAATAAAGCTAAGCAACAATTAGGTTGGCAATTGCAGCATAGTGATTTACAGCAGATTATTAGTTCAGCTTGGCAATGGCATTGTAAATAGCGGTTGTGGAGGGATATTTATGCAACGAATTTTGACTTTAGCTTCGGGTTTTAGTGTTGATTATACCAATATGTTTGGGGCAGAACGATTGCAAGAGAGCGATTTCGCTGAATATCAGCAACAACTGTTAGCAGCGCATCAAGCGGTGCAAGAACTTACAGTGACAGGAAATTCCACTTATGGACAACAGGTTTTATTTACCCAGATGCCGGAAGTTAAGTTTGGGAAAATAAATACTCCCGCTAGTATAGCCAAATTGCAAGCTTATGCGCAAAATATGCAAAATCGAGTGCAAGCTGTAGTTTCCTTAGGGGTAGGGGGGTCCTACTTAGGGGGGCGCGTTATTTTTGAAAGCCTAGTGGATGAATATTGGAATGGCTTATCGGCAAGAGAACGTTTTGGTCGACCCAAACTTTATTTTGCCGGCAATAGTTTATCAGCAACGGCTTTGCAAAGTTTATTACGGGAATTATTACGCCAAGCTCAAGCTTATGTACTTAAATATAAAAAACGCTATACTCTAACTTTGTTAGTAACCTCTAAATCGGGGACGACTTTAGAATGCATTACTGGTTTTATGAATTTATATACTACCTTTGCTGATTATGCCGATGTCCTTAATTTAGAAGTTGCAGTCCTAACTCAGACTGATGCTCAAGCGCCCAATCCACTCGAAGAACTAGCTCAGGTATGGGGTTGGGAAGTATTTCGGGTGCCAACTGGTATTGGCGGGCGGTTCTGTGTATTTACAGATCCAGGGTTGTTAATTGGGGCAATTTTAGGTTTGGATATTAATAGTTTTTTACAAGGGGCATGTGATATGGCTTTAGCTTGCCAAAATGCAGATATTTGGGCAAATCCTGCTTGGTTAAATGCCGCTTTGAAGTATTTAGCTGCTCAAAAAAATGGCAAATTTATTGAGGTTTTTATGCCTTACAGTCCTAACTTAAAAGCTTTAGGGGAATGGTATGTTCAGCTTTTAGCCGAGTCTTTAGGTAAAAAGCGTGCGGATGGAACAGCTTATAGTCGGACGCCAGTTGTAGCTATTGGTAGCACGGACATGCATGCTCAAACTCAAGAACATCAAGAAGGGTTAGCGAATAAATTGGTGCAATTTATTCAAATCACGCATGAGAGTATAGAAGTGCGAGTACCTGAGGTGTTCATGCAACAGGAGTTTTTTGCTAGATATGCAGGCCTAAGTTTAAATAATTTAAATAAACAAGCATTACAGGCGAATGCTCAAGCTTTAGCTAGTGCCAATCGTCCTAGTTTAACAATTAACTTGCCAGTTTTAGATATGTACTATCTAGGTAATTTGATGTATTTTTATATGTTAAGTATTGCTTATGAGGCAGAATTAGCTGGCGTTAATGCTTTTGATCAACCAGGCGTAGAGGTCTATAAACAGTATTTGCGCGCTCATGGCGGCTGAGAGCTAAGGTGTCATAACTGTGACTTAGGCAGTAGGTATACATTATATATGGAGAATGATATTTTGCAAATAAAATAACTAATGGTATAATAGTCGTAGGTATGAGTTTTGTCTTGCAAGGAAGCAGGTGAAAAACTCGCAATAGGAAAATTTGGACTTATTAATGCTGTTGTTTGCAAGGAGGCAGAAGAAAGTGGTTAAGATTTTAATTGCTGATGACCATAAGATCTTACGGGAAGGTATCAAAAATGTTTTAGAAATGGAAAGCGACTTTGAGGTTGTTGGGGAAGCTGGCAATGGTGAAGAAGCTTTGCGTTTTGTTAAAGAGCATAAACCAGATATTGTGTTAGTAGATATTAATATGCCGAAAATTAATGGCATTGAATTGGTGCGTAGAATTTCTGAGGGCGGTTATAATACGCGCTGTATAGTTTTAACTATTCATGATGATGAAGGTTATGTTTTAGAAGTGATGCAAGCAGGTGCGGCAGGTTATCTTTTAAAAGATGTAGAACCGTCGATTTTGGTGATGGCAATTAATAATGTTATGCAAGGTGAAACTTTCTTTCATCCAACTTTAGCTAAGAAAATCATTAATGAAGCGATGCGGGTCGGACCAACAACTACTGAGGAAAAGAAAAAGGGCAAACGGAGTAAGAAGATTAAACTTACGCCTCGTGAACTAGAAGTTATGCAGCTTATTGGTAAAGGATTAAGAAATTGTGAAATTGCAGATACTTTGTTTTTAAGCGAAAAAACAGTTAAAAATCATCTGACTAATATCTTTAGAAAATTAGGCGTTAACGATCGAACTCAAGCCTTATTATACTCGATAAAAAATCATTATGTTATTTTGCAAAAATAGTAATTAATAAGAAAAAGGTTGTAAGTCGGAGAAATATTCTCGAACTTGCAACCTTTGTTTTATATAAAAAATATGCTGTGCTATGCAAAAAGTTTTCGCACAACACAGCATATTTTACAGAGTTGTTTTATTAGTTATTGGGAAGTTATTTAATTTGTTTGCCAAACCATTTTTCGTAAATTTTATCATATTCGCCATTTTTCTTAAGTTCTGCTAAAGCGGCATTTAATTTCTTTTGCACTTCAGTGTTCTTTTTATCAAGGGCGATACCGTAGTCTTCAGCTTCTAGAATTGAACCGACGATTTTCAATTCTTTATTGTTGGCAGTTTTAATATAATATTGGTTTACTGGTAAATCATTAATTGCGGCATCTACACCACCATTTTTTAATTCCATATAGACATCGGAAACATTGTTAAATTCACGCACATTAGCATTAGCAATTTTCTTTGCTGCCATTGCGGAAGAAGTACCGATTTGTACAGCTATTTTTTTACCTTCTAGATCTTTAAGATTGTTAATGGCTGTATTGCTAGTTTTAGTAATGATTGATAAACCAGATTTGTAGTATGGGTCAGTAAATAATACTTTTTCAGCCCGTTCTTTAGTGATCGTCATGCCAGAGATGGCAACATCAATATTGCCCGCCATAAGTGCAGGTAATAGACCATCAAAAGCTAAACTGGTAACTTTTGCTTCGTAACCAGCTTGTTTAGCTAAGGCTTTGATTAAATCCATGTCGAAACCAGCATAATCTTTAGTTTTTTCATCTTGGAATTCAAATGGGGCAAAATCAGGGTTAGTACCGATTTTTAGAACTTTAACGGCGGCTTTGCCGTCGGCAGCTTTTTTCTCGCCACCACCACAGCCGACAACAGCTAGGGCTAGCATGAGTAAGCTAATAATTAAAATTAGTTTTTTCATAATAAGATTCACTCCTTGTTTATAGTCTTTTAATGAAGCTTATTATATTACAAGCAGAATAATAATGCAAGAGAAATTTTTAAAAATACAATATAAAAATTAGCGAGATATTACTAAGAAAATAAAAAACACT from Succinispira mobilis DSM 6222 includes:
- a CDS encoding basic amino acid ABC transporter substrate-binding protein codes for the protein MKKLILIISLLMLALAVVGCGGGEKKAADGKAAVKVLKIGTNPDFAPFEFQDEKTKDYAGFDMDLIKALAKQAGYEAKVTSLAFDGLLPALMAGNIDVAISGMTITKERAEKVLFTDPYYKSGLSIITKTSNTAINNLKDLEGKKIAVQIGTSSAMAAKKIANANVREFNNVSDVYMELKNGGVDAAINDLPVNQYYIKTANNKELKIVGSILEAEDYGIALDKKNTEVQKKLNAALAELKKNGEYDKIYEKWFGKQIK
- a CDS encoding response regulator transcription factor, which encodes MLLFARRQKKVVKILIADDHKILREGIKNVLEMESDFEVVGEAGNGEEALRFVKEHKPDIVLVDINMPKINGIELVRRISEGGYNTRCIVLTIHDDEGYVLEVMQAGAAGYLLKDVEPSILVMAINNVMQGETFFHPTLAKKIINEAMRVGPTTTEEKKKGKRSKKIKLTPRELEVMQLIGKGLRNCEIADTLFLSEKTVKNHLTNIFRKLGVNDRTQALLYSIKNHYVILQK